Proteins encoded within one genomic window of Scomber japonicus isolate fScoJap1 chromosome 16, fScoJap1.pri, whole genome shotgun sequence:
- the rsrp1 gene encoding arginine/serine-rich protein 1 — MAKGEGMKNSEMALARQSDGINVIFDQKSSSSSRSRSRSKSRCSYRRRYRSSSSSSNSRSSSHSRSRSHPRCHRRSSRCRCDNHRRYGRGRYRRSPPRNYRAQSRSDSHSPSPDRYSSRRHYRSRSKSSSRINKQRKTGSQFRSRVPQSPPRSHRRRPRSRSSRRSDSLTVDDKRELLQVAKANAKMLGLERLELPESVTPILSEQCRESPVSETWVRQDPEKSPSESSDVEPDAPSPKMSPKRKIISFSINNSVAKPTVAAPSIAKVTPRMDIYESRKPYGHWVPVRSRKSSNARKHTLHTSH; from the exons ATGGCTAAGGGAGAAGGCATGAAAAACTCTGAAATGGCCCTTGCTCGTCAGAGTGATGGCATCAATGTGATTTTTGACCAGAAAAGCTCTTCCTCATCTCGGTCCAGGTCCAGATCCAAGAGCAGATGTAGCTACAGGAGACGATACAGgtcttcatcttcttcatccAACAGCAGATCATCTTCTCACTCAAGATCCCGCTCTCACCCTCGTTGCCACAGACGTTCCTCCCGTTGTCGCTGTGACAACCATCGCAGATATGGTCGTGGCCGCTACCGCCGCTCCCCACCACGTAACTACAGGGCACAGTCTCGCTCCGACAGCCACTCACCCTCGCCAGACAGGTACTCAAGTCGTAGACATTACAGGTCCCGCTCAAAGTCTTCAAgcagaataaacaaacaaaggaaGACTGGAAGTCAGTTTAGAAGCAGAGTTCCCCAATCCCCACCCAGATCCCACAGGAGACGCCCGAGGTCCAGATCTTCCAGACGTTCTGACAGTTTGACTGTGGATG ACAAAAGAGAACTCCTACAAGTTGCCAAGGCCAATGCTAAGATGTTGGGACTGGAGAGGCTTGAACTTCCTGAGAGTGTGACACCAATCCTGTCTGAGCAGTGCAGGGAGTCACCAGTGTCAGAGACATGGGTGAGACAAGACCCGGAAAAGTCTCCATCAGAG AGCAGTGATGTGGAGCCTGATGCACCCAGCCCAAAGATGTCCCCTAAAAGGAAAATCATCTCTTTCAGCATTAAT AATTCTGTGGCCAAACCAACAGTGGCAGCTCCATCTATTGCTAAGGTAACTCCCAGAATGGACATCTATGAAAGCAGGAAGCCCTATGGCCACTGGGTTCCAGTCAGATCACGAAAATCGTCCaacgcacgcaaacacacactccacacGTCACACTAG
- the mgst3b gene encoding microsomal glutathione S-transferase 3b produces MDILTVLPSSFGYVIFTYLYSWFMLAYLGVKVGLARKKYGVKYPDMYSDKDPVFNCIQRAHQNTLEIYPQWLVFQTIAALVYPATASVLGIIWVTSRFSYAWGYYTGDPEKRMRGVYGYIGSLGVIILSICVALQLLGVF; encoded by the exons ATGGATATTCTGACTGTGTTGCCGTCCAGCTTTGGATATGTCATATTCACTTATCTCTACAGCTGGTTTATGCTGGCCTACCTCGGAGTCAAGGTTGGGCTTGCCAGAAAGAAGTACGGTGTTAAG TATCCCGATATGTACAGTGACAAGGACCCGGTATTCAACTGCATCCAAAGAGCACATCAGAACACCCTGGAGATTTACCCTCAGTGGCTTGTTTTCCAGACCATTGCAGCTCTTGTTTATCCA GCAACAGCATCCGTGCTAGGGATTATTTGGGTGACCAGCAGGTTCTCCTACGCCTGGGGCTACTACACCGGAG ATCCAGAAAAGAGGATGAGGGGTGTGTACGGCTACATCGGGTCCTTGGGAGTCATCATTCTTTCCATATGTGTAGCCTTGCAGTTGCTTggagttttttaa